From Candidatus Methylacidithermus pantelleriae, the proteins below share one genomic window:
- a CDS encoding Hsp20/alpha crystallin family protein: MPTVDVTETDKEFCVTAELPAMEEKDIEVSYSDDGLTIKGDKREKREQIPVDYYHSERQFGAFERAIALPEDVNTDKAKASFKKGVLKITLPKTEEVRSHKKTIPIEA, from the coding sequence ATGCCAACGGTCGACGTCACCGAAACCGACAAGGAATTCTGTGTGACGGCCGAGTTGCCCGCAATGGAGGAAAAGGATATCGAAGTGAGCTATTCCGACGACGGGCTAACCATCAAGGGCGATAAACGCGAAAAACGCGAGCAAATCCCCGTTGATTATTATCACTCCGAGCGGCAGTTTGGAGCGTTTGAGCGCGCCATAGCGCTGCCCGAAGACGTCAACACGGACAAGGCAAAGGCTTCTTTCAAGAAGGGAGTCCTGAAAATCACGCTTCCGAAGACTGAAGAGGTGCGATCCCACAAGAAGACGATTCCCATTGAGGCTTAA